Within the Siniperca chuatsi isolate FFG_IHB_CAS linkage group LG18, ASM2008510v1, whole genome shotgun sequence genome, the region CAAGAGGCGACGGTTCACGGGGGGGCCCCCTCGGGCCGGCGCCGCGCTGCCTGGACGGGAATCCTCCTCAGGAGTATCCAGGGATGAGCAGAAACAGGGTCATCCTGTTCATCAGGATGAGTATTTCCAGGTAAGAAGCTTTACAGCATCTGATCAAGAGTAGGAGCCCAGTCCCAGATCAACGCTCGGGAGGTTGATCTCAGGAACCCAGTCGTTCACACGGCGGCTCTCCTCACAGAACATGTGCAGCTTCTCCAGAGCAGGGTCCTCCCAAGACCCGTCAGCTGGGTTCTGTTCAAACAGAAAGAGGAACGAGCCTTTAGTCACATGGTTCTTTCTGAAAAGCATCACATATAGACTTCTGAAAGACTAATATTTCGTTCACTGAGCTCTACATACCGTGATGAGGACGCAGTGGGCATCTTCATGTTGCTCTGCCTTGTCACCAACAATCTCAGCCAGACGCTGCATGTCGCTCACTCTGACGATGCTGATGTCGTTGTCGAAGCAGAAGGACTGGATGAGGGTGAAGTGGATCTGCAGAGCGATGTCACACTCAAACTCTTCATCCATGGCCAGGACGCAGAAAGACACACTGTCCGGGTCACTGTGGACAAAGAAAAGTCACCCCTTGTTAACTGCTGCTGTTCGATGTTGATCAGGTTGAGTATTCAGAGAGAATGCTAAAGTCATATTTAAGTCATGTTTAGTTTACTTACTCAGTCATAATTTTAGCGCTCTCATAGACTCCAACAGTGAGTCGATCCTCGCCCTGAGCACAGAGCAGAGCTTCTTTCAGAGATTTTCCAGGAGACTGCA harbors:
- the LOC122865551 gene encoding growth arrest and DNA damage-inducible protein GADD45 gamma-like — protein: MQSPGKSLKEALLCAQGEDRLTVGVYESAKIMTDDPDSVSFCVLAMDEEFECDIALQIHFTLIQSFCFDNDISIVRVSDMQRLAEIVGDKAEQHEDAHCVLITNPADGSWEDPALEKLHMFCEESRRVNDWVPEINLPSVDLGLGSYS